Part of the Sulfobacillus acidophilus DSM 10332 genome, AGCCGGCAGCGTTAATTAATATGGTAGGTACGCCCCATGCGTCTTTCAATCGTTGGTAGGCACGATTCACCGCTTCCCGGTCGCCGACGTCCAACGCCTCGCCCCAGCCGATTTGGGGTTCGGCCAATCGGGCTTCCGTGATGCTTTCGGCGTGAAGGGCCCAGATGGCCACGTCGGCCCCTTGTCGAAGCGCTTCTTGGGCGGTGGCGAATCCAATGCCGTGAGCGCCGCCGGTTATGAGAACCCGGGGCGTCATCGGGCTAATTTCCCGACACGCGGCCAACTCAGATGCAACGCTTGTCGCTCCCGTTCGTAGATGTTGACAAATTTCTCGGCGGCCTCCGGACCCGATAAGAGCTCCAATTTACGGACCTCCAGGGGATCGGCTTGCCGGATGATGGCAATATCGTCCGGTGTCGGGGGTTCGGTTTCCGGTATGGCATGCGGGCGAGTCAACGGAAAGCCGGTTTTTTCCTGCACTTCGTCAAAGCTGACTCCGGGATGAAGACTGGCAATCGTCATTTGACCTTCCGGTCCGTTAAATCGAAAAATGCCCAAATCGGTAATCAGTACGGTGGGAGCCCCCTGACGCCCCAGTTTGTCACGGGACGGTCCGTTACCGGCGCCGCTTTTAAAGTCAACCTGGGCGACGACCGAACGCGGCGAATGGTGTAATACGTAATAAAACGTCTCGCTCAGGTGACTGGTGTCTTCCGGAATCCCGCGCGAACCAACTAAGGCGACTTTCGGCTGTTGCCAGGGCCCGATACATGTGATGTTGGTATTCCCGTATTGGTCGATTTGCGATGGATTGATCCAAATTCGGAAGTGATCGGTGAAAATCGCATCGAAAATATCTTCCATCGTTAACGGAATGCCTTGTTGAATATCGGTGAGAAATTGTCCTAAGGTCAGGGTCGGCATGGGGGTTACTTCCATGCCGGATTCCGGGGTGGACAGGACCGCCAGGTCCGGCGCATAACGGCGTTTGGCCAAGTGGGCGGCTAGGGCCCCAAATGCGGTGACCGAACTGACCAAGACTTCTCCATGTAACTGACGGGCCATCTGGGTAATCATAAATTCGTCTAAGGCATAGTCCGAAATCAGCGGCATGCTGGTCCTCCTTTCAGTACCCGGTTAGACTTTCAGACGTCCGACCAACGTTTCCACGCCCCCCTGATTTGCCAGGTAGTCCGTATGGCTGACGTTCACGTATTCTTGTTCGTATTGGCGCCAGCCGGATTCGGTGGCCGCGGCTTTTAAGTAATCCTGAAGGTGGCGGACGTCCGTTCGGTAATCGGGTGCACAGCCCGTAGGATGGGCTCCCCAAGGAATTTCCACCACCCCCTGGGTATAGACGCGTAAGATTTGCACATCCCGGCCAAAGCGCTGAAGTTCGTCGGTCGATAGCACCCGCTCGCAAGAAATAAAGGTTTTTTGAGCCGCTTTGGCGCATAACACATCGACATGTCCATCACCGAGAATCACGCCGTTACCTTGCGCGTCGGCATAATTCACATGGATAAGGGCGATATCGGGTTTTAAAGCCGGAACGGCAATTAAGGGTTCGTCCGAAAAAGGATCGGTGATTTCCCGAAAAGCCGGGTTGACCTTCAGGACATCGGTACCGAGCGTGGTGTGAGTCGGCATGAACGGGACACGTTTGATTGTCGCATCCAACCCGGCCATCACGGTGTACTCCGTCCATTCTTGAAACCCTGTCATGCCGGATTGGCGGGCTCGCCGAAAATGGGGGGCTAAGCCCAGAATTTCAAAGCCCACAAAGGCGTAGACGACTTCGCGGACGGATCCGGTGCCGATGAGTAAATCGACGTCCGGCCCGCCCACATCGACAATCACCCGCAAATCACGACAGTCCGAGCGGGCTAACGCCCGAATTAAGGCCATGGGTTTACGGGATATTGACGATCCGCCGATCGCGACGGTGGCCCCCGAAGGAATTTCGGCGACCACCTCATCGATGGTCATACGTTTGTCCATGTGTTCCCTCCTGTTCCTCTACGGAAGGCTAGGAGGTTAAGCCCTTCCCTAACCACTCGCCTCCGTCAATGACGAACACTTCCCCGTTGACAAAATCGGCATAGGGTGACAAGAGATAGCTGGCGGCCTGCGCCATTTCCTCCACGCGGCCGAACCGACCCACCGGAATTTTGGCCAACAGGCGTGCCTCGTCAGCCGGGTCTTGCCATAAGGGGCGGGCGCCTTCCGTGTCGGTTGGCCCTGGGCTC contains:
- a CDS encoding coenzyme A transferase (PFAM: Coenzyme A transferase~COGs: COG1788 Acyl CoA:acetate/3-ketoacid CoA transferase alpha subunit~InterPro IPR004165~KEGG: stp:Strop_2605 coenzyme A transferase~PFAM: Coenzyme A transferase~SPTR: Coenzyme A transferase); this encodes MDKRMTIDEVVAEIPSGATVAIGGSSISRKPMALIRALARSDCRDLRVIVDVGGPDVDLLIGTGSVREVVYAFVGFEILGLAPHFRRARQSGMTGFQEWTEYTVMAGLDATIKRVPFMPTHTTLGTDVLKVNPAFREITDPFSDEPLIAVPALKPDIALIHVNYADAQGNGVILGDGHVDVLCAKAAQKTFISCERVLSTDELQRFGRDVQILRVYTQGVVEIPWGAHPTGCAPDYRTDVRHLQDYLKAAATESGWRQYEQEYVNVSHTDYLANQGGVETLVGRLKV
- a CDS encoding coenzyme A transferase (PFAM: Coenzyme A transferase~COGs: COG2057 Acyl CoA:acetate/3-ketoacid CoA transferase beta subunit~InterPro IPR004165~KEGG: swi:Swit_2071 acyl CoA:acetate/3-ketoacid CoA transferase subunit beta-like protein~PFAM: Coenzyme A transferase~SPTR: Acyl CoA:acetate/3-ketoacid CoA transferase beta subunit-like protein): MPLISDYALDEFMITQMARQLHGEVLVSSVTAFGALAAHLAKRRYAPDLAVLSTPESGMEVTPMPTLTLGQFLTDIQQGIPLTMEDIFDAIFTDHFRIWINPSQIDQYGNTNITCIGPWQQPKVALVGSRGIPEDTSHLSETFYYVLHHSPRSVVAQVDFKSGAGNGPSRDKLGRQGAPTVLITDLGIFRFNGPEGQMTIASLHPGVSFDEVQEKTGFPLTRPHAIPETEPPTPDDIAIIRQADPLEVRKLELLSGPEAAEKFVNIYERERQALHLSWPRVGKLAR